The following proteins come from a genomic window of Rutidosis leptorrhynchoides isolate AG116_Rl617_1_P2 chromosome 10, CSIRO_AGI_Rlap_v1, whole genome shotgun sequence:
- the LOC139870335 gene encoding uncharacterized protein, whose translation MKVSPRKGVIGFGKRGKLAPRFIGTFPINEILNDQTVVLDLPPELAGIHNTFNVCYLRKCKLEDETQLLPLKDLKVDLSKKLVEEPIRIVDHKITKLRKKQIPMARGGGGLVTGPEEVRVRMRSTGPEEVGFKDYRLWSIVLNDASPASG comes from the exons ATGAAAGTTTCACCAAGGAAAGGGGTTATCGGATTTGGTAAACGGGGTAAGCTTGCACCAAGGTTTATTGGGACGTTTCCGATCAATgagattttgaatgatcaaacagTGGTTTTGGATCTTCCGCCAgaattagccggtattcataatacttttaatgtgtGTTATCTACGTAAGTGTAAGTTAGAAGATGAGACGCAACTTTTACCATTAAAAGATTTAAAGGTTGATTTGAGTAAGAAGTTGGTGGAAGAGCCAATTCGTATAGTTGATCATAAGATAACTAAGttgagaaagaaacagattccgatg GCCAGAGGAGGCGGGGGACTCGTAACTGGGCCTGAGGAGGttagagttcgtatgaggtcaaccgggCCTGAGGAGGTTGGGTTCAAGGACTACCGATTATGGAGTATAgtattgaatgacgcatcccctgcgtccgGATAA